The Selenihalanaerobacter shriftii genome includes a window with the following:
- a CDS encoding cobalamin B12-binding domain-containing protein: protein MSGNLVELMADLREDEALDLIKSQIEDGINPREILDDCKKAMEVIGNRFEEGEYFLPELMMSGEMLNDIMKVLKPHLEEEEDGEKLGTIVLGTVQGDIHDIGKDIVAFMLDINGFEVHDIGVDAPIQKFIDKIEEVDPDIVALSGFLTTVFDKMKETIDTIKAEGLRDNVKIMIGGGPIDDQIRKYTGADAFGDDAMEAVALAKKWMGSE, encoded by the coding sequence ATGTCTGGAAACTTAGTAGAATTAATGGCAGATTTAAGAGAAGATGAAGCACTAGATTTAATAAAGAGTCAGATTGAAGATGGAATAAACCCTAGAGAGATATTAGATGATTGTAAAAAAGCTATGGAGGTTATCGGTAATCGCTTTGAAGAAGGTGAATACTTTCTTCCAGAACTCATGATGTCTGGTGAAATGTTAAATGATATCATGAAAGTCTTAAAACCTCATTTAGAAGAAGAAGAAGATGGTGAAAAGCTAGGAACTATTGTATTAGGAACAGTTCAAGGTGATATTCATGATATTGGTAAAGATATTGTGGCTTTCATGTTAGATATCAATGGTTTTGAAGTACATGATATAGGTGTAGATGCTCCGATTCAAAAGTTTATAGATAAGATTGAAGAGGTTGATCCTGATATTGTTGCTCTAAGTGGATTTTTAACAACTGTCTTTGACAAAATGAAAGAAACTATAGATACTATTAAAGCTGAAGGATTACGAGATAATGTTAAGATAATGATTGGTGGAGGACCGATTGACGATCAAATTAGAAAATATACTGGAGCTGACGCTTTTGGTGATGATGCTATGGAAGCTGTGGCATTAGCAAAGAAATGGATGGGGAGTGAGTAA
- a CDS encoding uroporphyrinogen decarboxylase family protein — protein MMKLTDNWDELSSDEKFETRFESYRSPENIEFVDEEAEEDYKKAVDRLKDVIELREPDRVPIVPNMGFYPAEYAGITAEEAMYDYDKLGMAWEKFNKDFNFDFLVSTTMIGPGPVFETLDYQLYRWPGHGTDPDTSYQCVEDEYMKADEYDELIADPSGFWMRKYLPRIFGSLTPWSQLAPFTDLVELPFVGFSMFPVGMPDVQESFEKYMEAGKQAFEWMQAISEIDGRVSATYGRPGFIGGVTKAPFDVLSDTLRGTQPLMIDMFRRPEKILEAMEQIVPIMVETGVRAATANNSPMVFIPLHKGADSFMSREQFQKFYWPTLKKVLLGLIEEGCVPFLFVEGAYNKRLDLIADPDLPEERIYWLFDKTDMVEAKKHLGGKAAIGGNVSASLIKTGTPEDVKDYVKNLIDDVADGGGFILSTGVVVDDAEPENMQAIIEAGREYGVY, from the coding sequence ATGATGAAACTTACTGATAACTGGGATGAACTTAGCTCTGATGAGAAGTTTGAGACAAGATTTGAGTCCTATAGATCTCCTGAAAATATTGAGTTCGTAGACGAGGAAGCTGAAGAAGACTATAAGAAAGCTGTAGATAGATTAAAAGATGTAATTGAATTAAGAGAGCCAGATAGAGTTCCTATTGTACCTAATATGGGTTTTTATCCAGCAGAATATGCCGGGATTACTGCTGAGGAAGCAATGTATGATTATGATAAACTAGGTATGGCCTGGGAAAAGTTTAATAAAGATTTTAATTTTGATTTTTTGGTTTCAACTACTATGATTGGTCCTGGACCTGTATTTGAAACACTTGATTATCAATTATATAGATGGCCTGGTCATGGAACAGATCCAGACACATCTTACCAATGTGTTGAAGATGAATACATGAAGGCTGATGAATACGATGAACTTATTGCTGATCCATCTGGTTTCTGGATGAGAAAATATTTACCGCGAATATTTGGAAGTTTAACCCCGTGGTCTCAGTTAGCTCCTTTTACGGATTTAGTTGAATTACCTTTTGTAGGTTTTAGTATGTTCCCAGTTGGAATGCCTGATGTTCAAGAATCATTTGAAAAATATATGGAAGCGGGGAAACAAGCATTTGAATGGATGCAAGCTATTAGTGAGATTGACGGAAGAGTGAGCGCTACTTATGGACGTCCAGGATTTATAGGTGGGGTTACTAAAGCACCATTTGATGTACTTAGTGATACGTTAAGAGGAACTCAACCATTAATGATTGATATGTTCCGACGTCCTGAAAAGATACTTGAAGCCATGGAACAAATTGTACCGATTATGGTTGAGACAGGAGTAAGAGCTGCAACTGCAAATAATTCTCCAATGGTATTTATACCTCTTCATAAAGGAGCCGATAGCTTCATGTCTAGAGAACAGTTCCAGAAGTTCTATTGGCCTACTTTAAAGAAAGTACTTTTAGGACTAATAGAAGAGGGATGTGTTCCATTCTTATTTGTAGAAGGTGCTTATAATAAACGTTTAGATTTAATAGCAGATCCAGATTTACCAGAAGAAAGAATTTACTGGCTATTTGATAAGACTGACATGGTTGAAGCCAAGAAGCATTTAGGTGGTAAGGCTGCTATTGGTGGAAACGTTTCAGCTTCATTAATTAAAACAGGAACTCCAGAAGACGTAAAAGATTATGTAAAGAATCTTATAGATGATGTAGCTGATGGTGGCGGTTTCATACTTAGTACTGGTGTTGTTGTTGATGATGCCGAGCCAGAGAATATGCAGGCAATAATTGAAGCAGGAAGAGAATATGGAGTCTATTAA
- a CDS encoding MFS transporter, whose amino-acid sequence MSANLEQSDKAEIVSPRRWVVLGIAWLSFFSIAMAWYVMPTLEHKLLEIYQIDSSQYSTAFTIPFLIAGLLAIGGGMLADRLGLRKTASLGIIISGLGILGRFQANGFISLLAPMMIVGVGLGLIMPNLPKLVSIWFPPEETGLATGIYNTGLMGGIATGLVIAPYLPGWSSGNILFGILIIVLGIVFFAIVRDTPPGKELPPTSLVDGLKSAIQSKSIWAAAFAVFMAMAGMVSVQAAYPGGLNKMYGIPMSTGGGIASMLTYPGILGSLTLPTWANKLDKRKLFLFILPIAFAVIMTLTWFSGDNITVLWIGTALAGYLAGGALPLIMEVPVFLTRMEDDPVEPQHVGGASGLLTSLMNIGGFIGLPFIVMPIITSFGYTKGFIVAVLIFAAQAIFALNITFPSKVS is encoded by the coding sequence ATGAGCGCTAATTTAGAGCAAAGTGATAAAGCAGAAATAGTATCTCCACGCCGATGGGTAGTCTTAGGAATTGCCTGGCTTAGTTTTTTCTCTATAGCAATGGCCTGGTATGTTATGCCGACGCTTGAACATAAATTGTTAGAGATTTATCAAATAGATTCGTCTCAGTATTCAACTGCTTTTACAATTCCTTTTTTGATTGCTGGTCTCTTGGCTATAGGTGGAGGTATGTTGGCTGATCGATTGGGCCTTAGAAAAACTGCTTCATTAGGAATAATTATTTCAGGACTTGGAATTTTAGGAAGATTTCAAGCAAATGGTTTCATTTCTTTACTAGCTCCCATGATGATTGTTGGAGTAGGTCTAGGATTAATTATGCCTAATCTCCCTAAACTAGTAAGCATCTGGTTCCCTCCTGAAGAGACAGGGTTAGCAACTGGGATTTATAACACTGGCTTGATGGGAGGAATTGCAACAGGTTTAGTAATAGCTCCATATCTTCCGGGCTGGTCTAGTGGGAATATTCTTTTTGGAATATTAATTATAGTGTTAGGCATAGTCTTTTTTGCAATAGTGAGAGATACTCCTCCTGGTAAGGAATTGCCTCCTACTTCTTTAGTGGATGGTCTTAAATCTGCTATACAAAGTAAAAGCATCTGGGCAGCAGCTTTTGCTGTATTCATGGCGATGGCAGGTATGGTTTCTGTTCAGGCGGCTTATCCAGGAGGCTTAAATAAGATGTACGGAATACCAATGTCTACTGGGGGAGGAATAGCTTCAATGTTAACTTACCCTGGAATTTTGGGTTCTTTAACTCTTCCAACCTGGGCTAATAAGTTAGATAAACGGAAATTATTTTTATTTATTTTACCAATAGCTTTTGCCGTAATTATGACATTAACCTGGTTTTCAGGTGATAATATTACTGTTTTATGGATTGGAACTGCTCTTGCTGGATATCTTGCCGGTGGAGCTTTACCATTAATTATGGAAGTTCCTGTTTTTTTAACTCGTATGGAAGATGACCCTGTTGAACCACAACATGTTGGAGGTGCCTCTGGTCTTTTAACTTCTTTAATGAATATTGGGGGATTTATTGGCTTACCATTTATAGTAATGCCTATAATAACATCATTTGGCTATACAAAAGGTTTTATAGTTGCAGTGCTTATATTTGCTGCTCAAGCTATTTTTGCATTAAATATTACATTTCCTAGTAAGGTAAGTTAG
- a CDS encoding DUF1638 domain-containing protein yields the protein MENIIVACNTLRDEIRFVVDDLGVHYPILWIDSGLHNVPNKLNTAIQDQINKIENVENIILLFGSCGNSLVGLSSSNARIIFPKVDDCISLFLGGNERRQKIDREIASYYFTRGYLRNEANIWQEYTYCVNKYGPEKAEVIFDKMLHNYERLSVIDTGAYKPEEILPEISDMAEEFNLTHEIVKGSLKLVYKAFSGEWDKDFVIIEPEKVINYDDVI from the coding sequence TTGGAAAACATTATTGTTGCTTGTAATACTTTAAGAGATGAAATTAGATTTGTGGTAGATGATTTAGGAGTGCATTACCCGATTCTGTGGATTGATTCTGGACTTCACAATGTTCCTAATAAACTTAATACTGCTATTCAAGATCAAATTAATAAAATTGAAAATGTAGAAAATATTATATTACTATTTGGGAGTTGTGGCAATTCTTTAGTAGGATTATCTTCATCAAATGCTCGAATAATCTTTCCTAAAGTAGATGATTGTATTTCCTTATTCTTAGGAGGAAATGAAAGAAGACAAAAAATAGATAGAGAAATTGCATCTTACTATTTTACTAGAGGTTACTTAAGAAATGAGGCTAATATTTGGCAAGAGTATACTTATTGTGTAAATAAATATGGGCCAGAAAAAGCAGAAGTTATTTTTGATAAGATGTTGCATAATTATGAAAGATTAAGTGTAATAGATACAGGAGCTTATAAGCCAGAAGAAATTCTTCCGGAAATCAGTGATATGGCAGAAGAGTTTAATTTAACTCATGAGATAGTAAAAGGATCTTTGAAGTTGGTATATAAGGCTTTTAGTGGAGAGTGGGATAAAGATTTTGTTATAATAGAACCTGAAAAAGTAATTAATTATGATGATGTAATATGA
- a CDS encoding sigma 54-interacting transcriptional regulator, translating into MTTVIEIDGTKCQRCYACVRQCPVKAIKVEDNQARIVEDRCITCGYCLDVCARNAREAKSYRHEIKNWSQQGEELVACIAPSFIASFTECEPEQVVAGLQKLGFDQVYKVALGAQLIAEKYDEYLINSNKKNLISTACPAVVNLIEKHYPQLVDNLIPLVSPMIVIGNLIKENNPETRVVFIGPCIAKKSEIQIKEAAGKIDAVLTFKEIKEMSREEGLETFKNLEYREFNQNYLPHSDNFALSGGLTANLDSISSDEILITEGSHNCHQLLSGVLDDEIDIRLLDILFCDGCIDGPKIDSELSLFARQREVAKYFKEDGLQKSENNKDQLKKALMKLDLKCKFKTVSHDEEFPNEQEVKEILTYTNKVTPSDELNCGACGYDTCREKAVAVYQGMAEIEMCLPYLLDQTREEVNYYKEKLSQDSQTKYSFGDIKGKSVEIKEAKIKAQQAAQTKSTILILGESGTGKEMFAHAIHNTSQRKNESFIKVNCAAITESLLEAELFGYEEGAFTGAKQGGKPGKFELADGGTIFLDEVGDMSLRMQAELLRVLQEGEIERVGGNQTINIDIRVIAATNRDLKQMVKDGDFREDLYYRLNVITIKTPSLRSRIEDLPVIIDYITTKLTAEQRLPKKSLSKSALNKLMQYDWPGNVRELENTIIQTFSLTYEDIIKPNHLPNYILQKGSAIPVLTDGTEIKPLNQLIAEVEKQTIRKALELTNWNKKQTAELLEISRSTLYQKINKYNL; encoded by the coding sequence GTGACTACTGTAATAGAAATTGATGGTACTAAATGCCAAAGGTGTTATGCCTGTGTGCGACAATGTCCAGTTAAAGCTATTAAAGTAGAAGATAATCAAGCCCGGATAGTAGAAGATAGATGTATTACTTGTGGTTATTGTCTTGATGTTTGTGCCCGTAATGCAAGAGAAGCAAAAAGTTATCGTCATGAAATTAAGAATTGGAGTCAGCAAGGAGAAGAATTAGTAGCCTGTATAGCTCCTTCCTTTATTGCTTCTTTTACAGAGTGTGAGCCAGAACAAGTAGTAGCAGGGTTACAAAAATTAGGGTTTGACCAAGTTTATAAAGTTGCCTTAGGAGCCCAATTAATAGCAGAAAAATATGATGAATATTTAATTAATTCAAATAAGAAGAACTTAATTAGTACTGCTTGTCCAGCAGTAGTTAATTTAATAGAAAAACATTATCCACAATTAGTAGATAATTTAATTCCATTAGTGTCACCTATGATAGTTATTGGAAATCTAATCAAAGAGAATAATCCAGAGACGAGAGTAGTATTTATCGGTCCTTGCATTGCCAAAAAATCAGAAATACAAATTAAAGAAGCAGCAGGGAAGATAGATGCTGTCTTAACCTTTAAAGAGATTAAAGAAATGTCTAGAGAAGAAGGATTAGAGACCTTTAAGAATTTAGAGTATAGAGAATTTAATCAAAATTATTTACCTCATAGTGATAACTTTGCTTTATCTGGAGGTTTAACTGCTAATTTAGATAGTATTTCTTCTGATGAGATCTTAATTACTGAAGGAAGTCATAATTGTCATCAGTTGCTCAGTGGTGTTTTAGACGATGAAATAGATATTAGGTTATTAGATATATTATTTTGTGATGGATGCATTGATGGTCCTAAGATAGATAGTGAGTTATCCTTATTTGCTCGGCAAAGGGAGGTAGCTAAATATTTTAAGGAAGATGGACTTCAAAAATCAGAAAATAATAAGGACCAACTTAAAAAAGCATTAATGAAATTAGATTTAAAATGTAAGTTTAAAACTGTTTCTCATGATGAAGAATTTCCTAATGAACAAGAGGTTAAAGAAATATTAACTTATACAAATAAAGTCACTCCTAGCGATGAATTAAACTGTGGAGCCTGTGGATATGACACTTGTCGAGAAAAGGCAGTGGCTGTTTATCAAGGGATGGCAGAAATTGAGATGTGTTTACCTTATCTTTTAGACCAGACCCGGGAAGAAGTTAATTATTATAAAGAGAAGTTATCACAAGATTCCCAGACTAAGTATTCCTTTGGAGATATAAAAGGGAAGAGTGTAGAAATTAAAGAAGCTAAGATTAAAGCTCAACAGGCTGCTCAGACTAAATCAACGATTTTAATTCTAGGTGAGAGCGGTACTGGTAAAGAGATGTTTGCCCACGCCATTCACAATACAAGTCAGCGAAAAAATGAATCATTTATAAAGGTTAATTGTGCGGCTATTACTGAAAGCTTATTAGAAGCAGAATTGTTTGGTTACGAAGAAGGTGCTTTTACTGGAGCTAAGCAAGGTGGCAAACCTGGTAAGTTTGAATTAGCTGATGGAGGTACTATATTCTTAGATGAAGTAGGAGATATGTCTTTACGGATGCAAGCGGAATTATTACGTGTGCTCCAGGAAGGAGAGATAGAAAGGGTTGGAGGTAATCAAACAATAAATATAGATATTCGAGTAATTGCTGCCACTAATCGTGATTTAAAGCAGATGGTTAAAGATGGCGACTTTAGAGAAGATTTGTATTATAGATTGAATGTAATTACAATTAAGACCCCATCATTACGTTCTCGAATAGAAGACTTACCGGTAATTATAGATTATATTACTACCAAGTTAACAGCAGAACAGAGACTTCCTAAAAAATCTCTTTCTAAATCAGCTTTAAACAAATTAATGCAATATGACTGGCCTGGCAATGTAAGGGAATTAGAAAATACAATTATTCAAACCTTCAGTCTAACTTATGAAGATATAATTAAACCTAATCATCTACCTAATTATATCTTACAGAAGGGTAGTGCAATTCCTGTATTGACAGATGGGACAGAAATTAAACCTCTTAATCAATTAATAGCAGAAGTTGAAAAACAAACCATTAGAAAAGCGTTGGAATTAACTAATTGGAATAAGAAACAGACTGCAGAATTATTGGAAATTTCTCGTTCAACTTTATATCAAAAGATTAATAAATATAATCTTTAA
- a CDS encoding (2Fe-2S) ferredoxin domain-containing protein produces MKEKVTTDAYNLKNKKISSLKELNLLQEKLKKSSKDNDEEKQIKVTVAMGTCGIAAGAREISEVILDELRDRGLEHVVVNHTGCIGLCDQEPLVQIKAEDQPTVLYGNLTPKLAREIVTQHIVNNQVVGKWQVEEE; encoded by the coding sequence GTGAAAGAAAAGGTAACAACTGATGCCTATAATTTAAAGAATAAGAAAATAAGTTCATTAAAAGAATTAAATCTACTCCAAGAAAAACTTAAAAAAAGTTCGAAAGACAATGATGAAGAGAAACAAATTAAGGTTACTGTTGCAATGGGGACTTGTGGTATTGCTGCTGGAGCTCGAGAAATTTCAGAAGTTATTTTAGATGAGTTAAGAGATAGAGGGTTAGAACATGTAGTTGTTAATCATACAGGATGTATTGGGCTTTGTGACCAGGAACCACTGGTTCAAATAAAGGCAGAAGATCAGCCAACGGTACTTTATGGGAACTTAACTCCTAAGTTGGCTAGAGAAATTGTTACGCAACATATAGTTAATAATCAAGTTGTTGGTAAATGGCAGGTTGAAGAAGAATAA
- the nuoE gene encoding NADH-quinone oxidoreductase subunit NuoE — MEATIEEITENFTSERTPLISVLHAVQAELGYLSEEGLKVVAKKLNIPLSKVYGVATFYTLLDTEQKGENIIRICESAPCHVKGATNILTEVQEKLDVDIGETTDDDKFSLELTSCLGVCGVAPAIMINDTVYGNLTSTKLVTILEKY, encoded by the coding sequence ATGGAAGCGACTATTGAAGAGATTACAGAGAATTTTACATCTGAAAGAACACCTTTAATTTCAGTATTACATGCAGTTCAAGCAGAATTAGGTTATTTGAGTGAAGAAGGTTTAAAAGTAGTAGCTAAAAAATTAAATATTCCTTTAAGTAAAGTATATGGGGTGGCTACTTTTTATACTTTGTTGGATACTGAGCAAAAGGGTGAAAACATAATTAGGATATGTGAGAGTGCTCCTTGTCATGTCAAAGGGGCGACTAATATTTTAACTGAGGTGCAGGAGAAATTAGATGTTGATATTGGAGAGACTACTGATGATGATAAATTTAGTTTAGAATTAACTAGTTGCTTAGGAGTTTGTGGAGTTGCTCCGGCAATTATGATTAATGATACCGTTTATGGCAATTTAACTTCTACTAAATTAGTTACCATTTTAGAGAAGTATTAA
- the nuoF gene encoding NADH-quinone oxidoreductase subunit NuoF has translation MYEAEIDNKIITPYARDEVFADEMRIVLRNCGLIDPENIKDYIARDGYKELGTVLTELEPMKIIEMIDESGLRGRGGAGFRTGLKWKFTNQAEGKEKYVIANADEGEPGTSKDRLIMEGDPHTLLESMAIAGYVIGANTGYIYIRGEYQLAVSRLETAIQQAENLGLLGDNIFDSGFDFEIKIREGAGAYVCGEETALIKSIEGERGEPQVKPPYPPNEGLWGQPTLVNNVETLANIPVIIKKGAEWFSNIGTETCPGTKVFTLSGDVENEGVIEVPMGTPLREIIEDFGGGIADDREFKMAQSGGTSGGCMPKTLLDTPMDYDSLAEIGMTLGSGALLIMDETHCIVDMVKCFMRFFKHESCGKCVPCREGNTRFYNILDKISQGEGALEDLDRLKDLADTMSKTALCGLGQTAPTPIYTTLRYFKDEYLNHIEDKVCTTGSCRDLTAPLNEGQNRRERLWK, from the coding sequence TTGTATGAAGCAGAAATAGATAATAAAATTATTACTCCTTATGCAAGAGATGAAGTATTTGCAGATGAAATGCGAATTGTATTAAGAAATTGTGGACTTATTGATCCTGAGAATATAAAAGATTATATTGCTCGTGATGGGTATAAAGAGTTGGGTACTGTTTTAACTGAGTTAGAACCGATGAAAATAATTGAAATGATAGATGAATCTGGCCTTAGAGGTCGAGGAGGAGCGGGCTTTCGGACTGGTTTAAAATGGAAGTTTACCAATCAAGCCGAAGGAAAAGAAAAGTATGTAATAGCTAATGCTGATGAAGGTGAACCAGGTACTTCTAAAGATAGATTGATTATGGAAGGTGATCCACATACTTTATTAGAATCCATGGCCATAGCTGGTTATGTCATAGGAGCTAATACTGGTTACATTTATATTAGAGGTGAGTATCAATTAGCTGTGAGTAGGTTAGAAACTGCTATTCAACAAGCTGAAAATTTAGGATTATTAGGTGATAATATATTTGATTCTGGCTTTGATTTTGAAATTAAGATTAGAGAAGGAGCAGGAGCATATGTCTGCGGTGAGGAAACAGCTTTAATAAAATCGATTGAAGGAGAAAGAGGAGAACCACAAGTAAAACCACCTTATCCTCCTAATGAAGGCTTATGGGGGCAGCCTACTTTAGTTAATAATGTAGAAACGCTAGCCAATATTCCGGTTATTATTAAAAAAGGTGCGGAGTGGTTTAGTAATATTGGAACTGAAACATGTCCTGGAACTAAAGTATTTACATTAAGCGGAGATGTAGAAAATGAAGGAGTAATTGAAGTACCAATGGGTACTCCTTTAAGAGAAATTATAGAAGATTTTGGCGGCGGTATTGCTGATGATAGAGAATTTAAGATGGCACAAAGTGGAGGTACATCTGGGGGATGTATGCCTAAGACATTACTCGATACTCCAATGGATTATGATTCTTTAGCTGAAATCGGAATGACTTTAGGTTCTGGTGCATTACTAATTATGGATGAAACCCATTGTATTGTTGATATGGTTAAATGTTTTATGCGTTTCTTTAAACATGAATCCTGTGGTAAATGTGTTCCATGTCGAGAAGGAAATACAAGATTTTATAATATATTAGATAAAATCTCCCAAGGAGAAGGTGCTTTAGAAGATTTAGATAGATTAAAAGATTTAGCAGATACGATGTCTAAGACTGCTCTTTGTGGTTTAGGACAGACAGCACCTACTCCAATTTATACTACACTTAGATATTTTAAAGATGAATATTTAAATCATATTGAAGATAAGGTTTGCACTACAGGTAGTTGTCGAGATTTAACCGCTCCTCTAAATGAAGGGCAAAATAGGAGGGAAAGATTATGGAAGTAA
- a CDS encoding NADH-dependent [FeFe] hydrogenase, group A6, with protein sequence MEVIIDGQNFEVKANQTVLKAAKEKGIKIPTLCYLKDINEIGACRICIVEIEGQGYQTACTFPVSEGLKITTNSPEIRRLRRLNLELILANHPQDCLKCERNTNCELQKLSKDLGIEKVRFTQETSDYKLDKTTPSIVRDYSKCIKCRRCVSVCEKVQGVKALYPNQRSSKAIISPGYKQVLKDVACTYCGQCIHACPVAAIKEIDDTERVWQELSNENKHVVIQIAPAVRVALGEEFGLDPGTPITEKLVTAARRLGFDKIFDTVFSADLTIVEEGNELLSRLQNDGPLPLFTSCSPGWIKYMEHFHSDLLPHLSSCKSPQQMFGALVKSYYAETKNIAPEDIVVVSVMPCTAKKFEATREEMEVDGNRDVDLVLTTRELARMLKVSGVELLDLPVGEFDDPLGITTGAGDIFGVTGGVMEAALRTVYEKVTNDELERLDFTQVRGFEGVREASVELDGQKVNVAVINGLGNVDEVLAAIKDGKKEYHFVEVMTCPGGCVGGGGQPIPTNQEILSQRGAGLYDIDQSKKIRKSHENPIIEEIYQSYLGQIGGEKAHSLLHTTYQERDQY encoded by the coding sequence ATGGAAGTAATAATTGATGGACAAAATTTTGAAGTTAAAGCCAATCAAACAGTATTAAAAGCAGCTAAAGAAAAAGGAATTAAGATTCCAACCCTTTGTTATTTAAAAGATATAAATGAAATTGGAGCTTGCCGAATCTGCATAGTAGAAATAGAAGGGCAAGGATATCAAACTGCCTGTACTTTTCCTGTTAGTGAAGGTCTAAAAATCACGACTAACTCCCCAGAGATTAGAAGGTTAAGAAGACTAAATTTAGAATTGATTTTGGCTAATCATCCTCAAGACTGTTTAAAATGCGAACGTAATACCAATTGTGAATTACAGAAATTATCTAAGGATTTAGGAATAGAAAAAGTAAGATTTACTCAAGAAACCAGTGATTATAAGTTAGATAAGACTACTCCTTCCATTGTTCGGGATTATAGTAAATGTATTAAGTGTCGACGTTGTGTCAGTGTCTGTGAAAAAGTTCAAGGAGTTAAAGCTTTATATCCTAATCAGCGCAGTTCTAAAGCTATAATTTCACCTGGTTATAAACAGGTATTGAAGGATGTAGCTTGTACTTACTGTGGTCAATGTATTCATGCTTGTCCAGTGGCTGCAATTAAAGAGATTGATGATACTGAACGAGTATGGCAAGAATTAAGTAATGAAAATAAGCATGTTGTAATCCAAATAGCTCCGGCAGTTAGAGTTGCTTTAGGAGAAGAATTTGGATTAGATCCAGGAACTCCAATTACGGAAAAATTAGTAACTGCGGCGCGGCGATTAGGATTTGACAAAATTTTTGATACTGTATTTTCAGCTGACTTAACTATTGTAGAAGAAGGCAATGAATTGTTATCTCGATTACAGAATGATGGTCCACTACCGTTATTTACTTCTTGTAGTCCAGGATGGATTAAGTATATGGAGCATTTTCATAGTGACTTATTACCGCATCTTTCTAGCTGTAAATCTCCTCAACAGATGTTTGGAGCATTGGTTAAAAGCTATTATGCTGAAACCAAAAATATTGCTCCTGAGGATATAGTAGTCGTTTCTGTTATGCCTTGTACTGCTAAGAAATTTGAGGCAACTAGGGAAGAGATGGAAGTTGATGGGAATAGAGATGTAGACTTAGTGCTCACTACTCGTGAACTAGCAAGAATGTTAAAGGTTAGTGGAGTAGAATTATTGGATTTACCAGTCGGTGAATTTGATGATCCTCTTGGAATTACTACTGGAGCTGGAGATATCTTTGGTGTGACTGGTGGAGTAATGGAAGCAGCATTAAGAACTGTCTATGAAAAAGTAACTAATGATGAATTAGAAAGATTAGATTTTACTCAAGTAAGAGGGTTTGAAGGAGTAAGGGAAGCAAGTGTTGAATTAGATGGTCAGAAGGTTAATGTAGCAGTCATCAATGGTTTAGGTAATGTAGATGAAGTATTAGCAGCTATTAAAGATGGTAAAAAAGAATATCATTTTGTTGAAGTAATGACCTGTCCAGGAGGTTGCGTTGGCGGAGGAGGACAGCCAATTCCAACTAATCAAGAGATTCTGTCTCAGCGGGGAGCTGGTTTATATGATATTGATCAAAGCAAGAAGATTAGAAAATCTCATGAAAATCCTATAATAGAAGAGATATATCAAAGTTATTTAGGACAAATTGGTGGAGAAAAGGCTCATTCTTTATTGCATACTACCTATCAAGAAAGGGATCAATATTAG